The Tenacibaculum jejuense genome includes a window with the following:
- a CDS encoding PspC domain-containing protein: protein MNKTININLGGFFFHIDENAYQKLKRYLDAISRSLSDDPQGKNEIIADIEARISELLSERITDARQVVNEGDIEEIIAIMGQPEDYTEAEESYSENYTYNRKRNTNKKLFRDGDSKFLGGVASGIAHYVNIDTIWIRLAFILAAVTTGIGILAYIVLWVLLPEAKTTSEKLQMEGEPVNIDSIEKKIRNEFEFLSTKLKDGANELTDKISSADYDKLRTNTKSGLQDFLDTVGKILSSLFKVFGKFIGALLIFVSSITLISLLFALFSISSLEILGFEGDFVNAPPFFYDSVFPKWLLTVFGLIIVAVPFFALLILGLRIISPNIKRVNTATSLSLFGIWLAAVLIVGFSGIEYATSRARTGIKASKKTIQYNATSPLKIGVQNDNDIYYLHNLERRRNAKEVYVDDKKMKYSNNIKIDVEKSETNEAYIEIKKESEGRKKRLAISNAENIIYKFDLKNNKIVFDAYFLSDYKNIWKREEVYLTLYIPEGTTLFFEKSSRKFLYEIENTQDIYDRDMGSHHFKMTTEGLECTDCQSLKQDETSSKANNSDNNVNDDNDDELTFLFDSTINDTKAEFIISKQTTEKQLNRLINWFKDKKNIDIDIYDPLFDSEDRIKRITLKIDCNDGHKGELKITNGTLPNISKGFLRNYDEDEGILAFKTW from the coding sequence ATGAATAAGACTATCAATATAAACTTAGGTGGATTCTTCTTCCATATAGATGAAAATGCCTACCAAAAATTAAAACGTTATTTGGATGCCATATCCAGATCGTTAAGCGATGATCCTCAAGGAAAAAATGAAATTATAGCAGATATTGAAGCTAGAATTAGCGAATTATTATCAGAGAGAATTACTGATGCCAGACAAGTAGTTAATGAAGGTGATATTGAAGAAATTATTGCTATAATGGGACAACCTGAAGATTATACTGAAGCTGAAGAGTCTTATAGCGAAAACTATACATACAATAGAAAGAGAAACACCAATAAGAAATTATTTAGAGATGGTGATAGTAAATTTTTAGGAGGTGTAGCTTCTGGTATCGCACATTATGTGAATATTGATACTATTTGGATTCGTTTAGCATTTATTCTTGCCGCAGTGACTACTGGAATTGGAATTTTAGCTTATATTGTATTATGGGTTTTATTGCCTGAAGCTAAGACAACAAGCGAGAAATTGCAGATGGAAGGCGAGCCTGTAAACATCGATAGCATTGAAAAAAAAATTCGTAACGAGTTTGAATTCCTCTCTACGAAGCTAAAAGATGGTGCCAATGAGCTCACAGACAAGATTTCTAGTGCTGATTATGATAAATTACGTACAAATACCAAATCTGGTCTACAGGATTTTTTAGATACAGTTGGAAAAATTCTATCCTCACTTTTTAAAGTTTTTGGAAAGTTCATTGGTGCTCTACTTATATTTGTTTCTAGTATAACTCTTATTTCGTTATTGTTTGCATTATTTTCAATAAGTAGTCTTGAAATACTGGGTTTTGAAGGTGATTTTGTTAATGCGCCTCCATTTTTTTATGATTCTGTTTTTCCAAAATGGTTATTAACTGTTTTTGGTTTAATCATTGTTGCTGTACCGTTTTTTGCACTTCTAATTTTAGGTTTAAGAATTATCTCTCCTAACATTAAAAGGGTTAATACCGCTACTTCATTAAGTTTATTTGGTATTTGGTTGGCTGCAGTTCTTATTGTTGGATTTTCGGGAATAGAATATGCTACATCTAGAGCAAGAACGGGAATTAAAGCAAGTAAAAAAACTATTCAATACAACGCTACTTCTCCTTTAAAAATAGGAGTTCAGAACGATAACGATATTTATTATTTACATAACTTAGAAAGGAGAAGAAACGCTAAAGAAGTTTATGTTGATGATAAAAAGATGAAATACTCTAACAACATTAAAATTGATGTTGAAAAGAGCGAAACCAATGAGGCTTACATTGAAATTAAAAAGGAATCTGAAGGAAGAAAAAAGAGATTAGCCATAAGTAATGCAGAAAATATTATTTACAAGTTCGATTTAAAAAACAATAAAATCGTTTTTGATGCTTATTTCTTATCTGATTATAAAAATATTTGGAAAAGAGAGGAAGTATATTTAACACTTTATATTCCTGAAGGCACTACACTTTTCTTTGAAAAATCATCGAGAAAGTTCTTATATGAAATAGAAAACACCCAAGACATTTATGATAGAGATATGGGAAGTCATCATTTTAAAATGACAACAGAAGGACTAGAGTGTACAGATTGTCAATCTTTAAAACAAGATGAAACTTCTTCAAAAGCTAACAATAGTGACAACAATGTTAATGATGATAATGATGACGAATTAACGTTTTTATTCGATAGTACTATTAATGATACAAAAGCTGAATTTATTATCAGTAAACAAACTACTGAAAAACAATTAAACCGTTTGATCAACTGGTTTAAAGACAAGAAAAACATTGATATTGATATTTATGATCCTTTATTTGATTCTGAAGATAGAATTAAAAGAATTACTTTAAAAATAGATTGTAACGATGGACATAAAGGTGAATTAAAAATTACAAACGGAACTTTACCTAATATCTCAAAAGGTTTTCTTAGAAATTATGATGAAGATGAAGGAATACTAGCATTTAAAACCTGGTAA
- a CDS encoding nuclear transport factor 2 family protein encodes MKELFDFFFKGNLFWKIVLLLWSLLSAMLVNGQVNKNSVLFKTLKSKDSIIFERTFNRCELQKLDHIIDQDFEFYHDLGGIENREDFFKSVQNNICGNTDEKLIRKLVDDSLKVYPLKKNGELYGAIQKGKHTFHIKKNNKLKATGSALFTHVWILNNNIWKLKRVLSYNHLPTQN; translated from the coding sequence ATGAAAGAACTTTTCGACTTTTTCTTTAAAGGAAACCTATTTTGGAAAATAGTTTTATTACTTTGGTCTTTATTATCTGCCATGTTAGTAAACGGACAGGTTAATAAAAACTCAGTACTATTTAAAACTTTAAAAAGTAAAGACAGTATAATTTTTGAACGCACATTCAATAGATGTGAATTACAAAAATTAGATCACATTATCGATCAAGATTTTGAATTTTATCATGATTTAGGTGGTATAGAAAACAGAGAAGATTTCTTTAAATCTGTACAAAATAATATTTGTGGAAACACAGATGAAAAATTAATTAGAAAATTAGTAGACGATAGTTTGAAAGTTTATCCTTTGAAAAAAAATGGAGAATTGTATGGTGCGATTCAAAAAGGAAAACACACATTTCATATCAAAAAAAACAATAAACTCAAAGCAACAGGATCTGCATTATTTACTCATGTATGGATTCTTAACAACAACATATGGAAGCTGAAACGAGTTTTAAGCTACAATCACCTTCCTACACAAAATTAG
- a CDS encoding M15 family metallopeptidase: protein MKKIFTFFLYWSALTLFTQELPKGFSYIKDVAPSIQKELRYCYTNNFVGASVEGYEEPILITSTKAALALKKVQDKLIKKGLSLKIFDAYRPQRAVNHFGRWARTPKDTLTKQQFYPKLNKRNLFKLGYISSRSGHSRGSSIDLTIVDLKTNKELDMGGPYDFFGKVSHVFYKGITKKQKENRMLLRKIMLEFGFKPYSYEWWHFTLRNEPFPKTYFDFPIK from the coding sequence ATGAAGAAAATTTTCACATTCTTTTTATATTGGTCAGCATTAACTCTTTTCACACAAGAACTTCCAAAGGGTTTTTCTTACATAAAAGATGTAGCTCCAAGTATACAAAAGGAATTACGTTACTGTTACACAAATAATTTTGTTGGTGCTTCTGTAGAAGGATATGAAGAACCAATACTAATTACCTCAACAAAAGCTGCACTTGCTTTAAAAAAAGTTCAAGATAAATTAATAAAGAAAGGATTGAGTCTGAAAATTTTCGATGCTTACAGACCACAACGCGCAGTAAATCATTTTGGTAGATGGGCAAGAACTCCAAAAGATACGTTAACAAAACAACAATTCTATCCAAAACTCAACAAACGTAATCTTTTTAAATTAGGTTATATTTCGAGTAGATCTGGACACTCTAGAGGTAGTTCTATAGATTTAACCATTGTCGATTTAAAAACCAACAAAGAACTCGATATGGGAGGACCTTATGATTTCTTCGGAAAAGTATCTCATGTATTTTACAAAGGCATCACGAAAAAACAAAAAGAAAACAGAATGCTATTACGTAAAATTATGTTAGAATTTGGTTTTAAACCGTACTCTTACGAGTGGTGGCATTTTACGCTACGAAACGAACCTTTCCCTAAAACTTATTTTGACTTCCCTATTAAGTAA
- the pdhA gene encoding pyruvate dehydrogenase (acetyl-transferring) E1 component subunit alpha: MKKITKETYLDWYKNMLFWRKFEDKLAAVYIQQKVRGFLHLYNGQEAVLAGSLHAMDLTKDKMITAYRNHVQPIGMGVDPKRVMAELYGKATGTSQGLGGSMHIFSKEFRFYGGHGIVGGQIPLGAGIAFGDKYHNSDAVTLCYFGDGAARQGSLHETFNMAMNWKLPVIFICENNGYAMGTSVERTANHEDIWKLGLGYEMPCGPVDGMNPVKVAEAVDEAIQRARKGEGPTFLEMKTYRYRGHSMSDAQHYRTKDEVEEYRKIDPITQVLDIIKEKKYATDEDIDAVTKEVKEMVKECEKFAEESPFPELNILHDVVYEQEDYPFIK; the protein is encoded by the coding sequence ATGAAAAAAATAACTAAAGAAACCTATCTTGATTGGTATAAAAACATGCTTTTTTGGAGAAAATTTGAAGACAAATTAGCTGCAGTATATATCCAACAAAAAGTAAGAGGTTTTTTACACCTGTACAATGGTCAGGAAGCTGTTTTAGCTGGATCTTTACATGCTATGGATTTAACTAAAGACAAGATGATTACTGCTTATCGTAATCATGTTCAACCAATAGGAATGGGGGTAGATCCAAAAAGAGTAATGGCAGAGTTATACGGAAAAGCTACAGGAACATCTCAAGGTTTAGGTGGTTCTATGCATATTTTTTCTAAAGAATTCAGATTTTACGGAGGTCACGGAATTGTAGGTGGACAAATTCCTTTAGGAGCAGGAATTGCTTTTGGAGATAAATACCACAATAGTGATGCTGTTACTTTATGTTATTTTGGAGACGGAGCTGCTCGCCAAGGTTCATTACATGAAACTTTCAATATGGCAATGAACTGGAAATTACCAGTAATTTTTATTTGTGAAAATAACGGTTACGCTATGGGAACTTCTGTTGAAAGAACAGCAAATCACGAAGATATTTGGAAATTAGGTTTAGGTTACGAAATGCCTTGTGGACCAGTTGACGGAATGAATCCTGTTAAAGTTGCTGAAGCAGTTGATGAAGCTATTCAAAGAGCAAGAAAAGGTGAAGGACCTACTTTCTTAGAAATGAAAACATATCGTTATAGAGGTCACTCTATGTCAGATGCTCAGCACTATCGTACAAAAGACGAAGTTGAAGAATATCGTAAAATAGATCCTATTACACAAGTATTAGATATCATCAAAGAAAAGAAATATGCTACTGATGAAGATATCGATGCTGTTACAAAAGAAGTTAAGGAAATGGTGAAAGAATGTGAAAAATTCGCTGAAGAATCTCCATTCCCAGAACTTAATATTTTACATGATGTTGTTTACGAACAAGAAGATTATCCTTTCATTAAATAA
- a CDS encoding pyruvate dehydrogenase complex dihydrolipoamide acetyltransferase yields the protein MATIVNMPRLSDTMEEGVVASWLKKVGDKIEEGDILAEIETDKATMEFESFHEGTLLHIGVQEGDSAPVDTLLAIIGEEGEDVSALLNGNSTPKTEEIKETPKKEETTSNGSTAIPEGVQVVTMPRLSDTMVEGTVASWLKNVGDKVEEGDILAEIETDKATMEFESFYEGTLLHIGIEEGNSAPVDSLLAIIGNEGTDVSAVIEAHKNGGVATATPSTEDKKEESKPVSETTSNAPKAVENTNTNTGGRIFASPLAKKIAKDKGINLADVKGSGENGRIVKKDVENYTPSAAPQPTATASTPSAAPQVTSFAIAGEERTEDVKNSQMRKAIARSLGNSKFSAPHFYLNIEVDMDNAIASRKTINAIPDVKVSFNDMVVKACAMALRKHPQVNTSWEENVTKYHSHIHVGVAVAVDEGLVVPVVKHTDALTLTQIGASVKDLAGKARSKKIKPNEMQGSTFTVSNLGMFGIESFTSIINQPNSAILSVGAIVQKPVVKDGQIVVGNTMMLTLACDHRTVDGAVGAQFLQTLKTFIENPVTMLV from the coding sequence ATGGCAACAATCGTAAATATGCCTCGCTTAAGCGACACAATGGAAGAAGGAGTAGTAGCTTCTTGGTTAAAAAAAGTTGGTGATAAAATCGAAGAAGGAGATATTCTTGCTGAAATTGAAACTGATAAAGCGACAATGGAATTTGAATCTTTCCATGAAGGAACTTTATTACATATTGGAGTTCAAGAAGGAGACAGCGCACCTGTAGATACTTTATTAGCTATTATTGGTGAAGAAGGTGAAGACGTTTCTGCTTTATTAAATGGAAACTCAACTCCTAAGACTGAAGAAATCAAAGAAACTCCTAAAAAAGAGGAAACTACTAGTAATGGTTCAACTGCTATTCCAGAAGGAGTTCAAGTTGTAACTATGCCACGATTAAGTGATACTATGGTGGAAGGTACAGTAGCTTCTTGGTTAAAGAATGTAGGCGACAAAGTAGAAGAAGGTGATATTTTAGCTGAAATCGAGACTGACAAAGCGACAATGGAATTTGAATCTTTCTACGAAGGAACTTTATTACATATCGGCATCGAAGAAGGAAACAGTGCTCCTGTAGATAGTCTTTTAGCTATTATAGGAAATGAAGGTACTGATGTTTCTGCTGTTATTGAAGCTCATAAAAATGGCGGAGTTGCTACGGCCACTCCCAGTACAGAAGACAAAAAAGAAGAAAGCAAGCCTGTTTCAGAAACTACTTCAAATGCTCCAAAAGCTGTAGAAAATACGAACACGAATACTGGTGGAAGAATTTTCGCTTCTCCTTTAGCTAAAAAAATAGCTAAGGATAAAGGAATCAATTTAGCAGATGTAAAAGGTTCTGGTGAAAATGGTAGAATTGTAAAGAAAGATGTAGAAAACTACACTCCTTCTGCTGCACCTCAACCAACTGCTACAGCTTCTACTCCATCAGCAGCACCTCAAGTTACGAGTTTTGCTATCGCTGGTGAAGAAAGAACTGAAGATGTTAAGAATTCTCAAATGCGTAAAGCTATTGCTAGAAGTTTAGGTAATTCTAAATTCTCTGCTCCTCACTTCTACTTAAATATTGAAGTAGATATGGACAATGCAATTGCTTCTCGTAAAACTATAAATGCAATTCCAGATGTAAAAGTATCATTCAACGACATGGTAGTTAAAGCATGTGCAATGGCATTAAGAAAACACCCTCAAGTAAATACTTCTTGGGAAGAAAATGTAACTAAATACCATAGTCATATTCATGTTGGTGTTGCTGTTGCTGTAGACGAAGGTTTAGTTGTACCTGTAGTGAAACACACAGATGCTTTAACATTAACTCAAATTGGAGCAAGCGTTAAAGATTTAGCAGGAAAAGCTAGAAGTAAAAAGATTAAGCCAAACGAAATGCAAGGTAGTACGTTTACAGTATCTAACTTAGGTATGTTTGGTATTGAAAGCTTTACTTCAATCATTAATCAACCAAACTCAGCGATTTTATCTGTTGGAGCTATTGTTCAAAAACCAGTAGTGAAAGACGGACAAATTGTTGTTGGTAACACAATGATGCTAACTTTAGCTTGTGATCACAGAACCGTTGATGGTGCTGTTGGAGCTCAATTCTTACAGACATTAAAAACGTTTATTGAAAACCCTGTTACCATGTTAGTGTAA
- a CDS encoding DUF5916 domain-containing protein, producing MKIIKVVVLFLVCLVGYTQNPSIPFKAVAIEIDGKLNEEVWKTIPTHTNFHNLLPTDEGLAKNQTEVKIYHDGEFLYIGAVYHDTTSKQQVSSLKRDVSIGISDAFVMVLDTQHQQQNGNLFAVNTYGTQVDALVERNETGYGLNFSWSAVWRTKTSVIGNDKVYEIAIPFKALNFDKENTTFGVQFYVRDIKNNSWTILTDLSRNYPTFDLRFTRAFTLEDVPETIRSRFAVSPSVTLNYQNVDSDEETMFRPSLDVQYNVSSSLKLDATINPDFSQIDVDQQVTNLSRFSVFFPERRNFFLENADLFSNLGTSDVNPFYSRKIGAENEIQFGLKLSGNIAQKTRVGVMNVQTDKNEKINAQNYTVLVGEQQLLKQLSATAFLINRQETAGFNFVDDYNRVTGVNLNFKSDNKKWIGLANMAMSFNDDVSGKNKFFNVGIDYNDRGLQGGFSIKNVQDNYLTDVGFTPRLFTYDAINDLLVREGYYQTSSSLQYTKFYDESKNLNSIRYVNYVNDTYFDIDGSLNQMSHFLNSAIFFKDFSAVYYVLNYDDIDLKYGFDILGNGNAISPDNYQNWNIKVGYNSANNQQFRYRVNIQKGKFYGGDKISGGVYLNYQLLPFANLELSHDVNSIDLHELGKEVFHLNRFTGQIFFNNRLNWTTYVQYNNQRNNFNVNSRLQWEYKPLSYVYLVVTDNFDDNFNRTNWGVAFKMNYRFDF from the coding sequence ATGAAGATAATTAAAGTTGTTGTTCTTTTTCTTGTCTGTCTAGTTGGTTATACTCAAAATCCGTCAATTCCATTTAAAGCTGTTGCTATTGAAATAGATGGAAAGTTGAATGAAGAGGTTTGGAAAACAATTCCAACGCATACGAACTTTCATAACCTTTTACCAACCGATGAAGGTTTAGCTAAGAATCAAACAGAAGTCAAAATATATCACGATGGCGAATTTCTATATATAGGAGCTGTGTATCACGATACCACTTCTAAGCAACAAGTAAGTTCTTTAAAAAGAGATGTTTCTATAGGTATAAGTGATGCTTTTGTAATGGTTTTAGATACACAACATCAACAACAAAACGGAAATTTATTTGCTGTCAATACTTACGGGACGCAAGTCGATGCTTTGGTTGAACGAAATGAAACAGGTTATGGTTTAAATTTTAGTTGGAGTGCAGTTTGGAGAACTAAAACATCGGTTATTGGAAATGATAAAGTTTATGAAATTGCTATTCCTTTTAAAGCGCTAAATTTTGATAAAGAAAATACAACATTTGGAGTTCAATTTTATGTGAGAGATATAAAAAACAATTCATGGACGATACTTACTGATTTAAGTAGAAATTATCCAACATTTGATTTACGTTTTACAAGAGCATTTACTTTAGAAGATGTGCCCGAAACGATTCGTTCTCGATTTGCAGTTTCTCCTTCTGTAACTTTGAATTATCAGAATGTTGATAGTGATGAAGAAACTATGTTTAGGCCAAGTTTAGATGTGCAATATAATGTGTCTTCTTCTTTAAAGTTAGACGCTACAATTAACCCAGATTTTTCTCAGATCGATGTAGATCAGCAAGTGACTAATCTATCTCGTTTTTCAGTTTTTTTTCCTGAACGAAGAAATTTCTTTTTAGAAAATGCAGATTTATTTTCAAATCTAGGAACTTCAGATGTAAATCCATTTTATTCTAGAAAAATAGGAGCTGAGAATGAAATTCAATTCGGACTAAAATTATCTGGAAATATTGCTCAAAAAACTAGAGTAGGAGTAATGAATGTTCAAACAGATAAGAATGAAAAAATTAATGCTCAAAATTACACAGTATTAGTTGGAGAACAGCAATTGTTAAAACAGTTATCTGCAACAGCCTTTTTAATCAATAGACAAGAAACAGCTGGATTTAATTTTGTTGATGATTACAATCGCGTGACAGGAGTTAATTTGAATTTCAAATCGGATAATAAAAAATGGATTGGATTAGCGAATATGGCGATGAGTTTTAATGATGATGTTTCAGGGAAAAACAAATTTTTTAATGTCGGAATTGATTATAACGACAGAGGATTACAAGGAGGTTTTTCTATAAAAAATGTTCAAGATAATTATCTAACTGATGTAGGTTTTACACCAAGACTGTTTACTTACGATGCTATAAATGATTTGCTAGTTAGAGAAGGTTATTATCAAACTTCAAGTAGTTTACAATACACTAAGTTTTATGATGAATCTAAAAACTTGAATTCTATTCGATATGTGAATTATGTAAACGATACTTACTTTGATATAGATGGAAGTTTAAATCAAATGAGTCATTTTTTAAATTCAGCTATATTTTTTAAAGATTTTTCAGCAGTATATTATGTGCTGAATTATGATGATATTGATTTAAAATATGGTTTTGATATTCTTGGAAATGGTAATGCAATTTCACCTGATAATTATCAAAACTGGAATATAAAAGTAGGATACAACTCTGCAAATAATCAACAATTTCGTTACCGTGTAAATATTCAAAAAGGAAAGTTTTATGGAGGAGATAAAATTTCAGGAGGAGTATATCTGAATTATCAATTATTGCCTTTTGCAAACTTAGAATTATCACATGATGTAAATTCTATTGATTTACATGAATTAGGAAAAGAGGTATTTCATTTGAATCGATTCACTGGTCAGATTTTTTTCAATAATCGTTTGAATTGGACGACTTACGTTCAGTATAATAATCAACGAAATAACTTTAATGTGAATAGTAGATTACAATGGGAGTACAAACCATTAAGTTATGTTTATTTGGTTGTCACCGATAACTTTGATGATAATTTTAATCGAACAAATTGGGGAGTTGCTTTTAAAATGAATTACCGATTTGATTTTTAA
- a CDS encoding nuclear transport factor 2 family protein translates to MKRTLLVCAFILSQVLSGQSEFGNLEKTLQNYIKGSSYNELDILKSAFAENATLYLTTRDGFKRFTPEEYAGFFKNRKKGEFNGRVGKVLSIDIIKDIAFAKVEIAGPDRKWVYIDLFLLKKVNENWQIISKTATKVNDSK, encoded by the coding sequence ATGAAACGAACTTTATTAGTATGTGCATTTATTTTATCTCAAGTTTTATCAGGTCAATCAGAGTTTGGTAATCTAGAAAAAACACTTCAAAATTATATCAAAGGAAGCTCGTATAATGAATTAGATATTTTAAAAAGTGCTTTTGCTGAAAATGCAACATTATACTTAACAACAAGAGACGGATTCAAAAGATTTACTCCAGAAGAATACGCTGGTTTTTTCAAGAATCGTAAGAAGGGAGAATTTAACGGTCGTGTAGGTAAAGTATTATCAATTGATATTATAAAAGATATCGCTTTTGCAAAGGTTGAAATTGCTGGACCAGATAGGAAGTGGGTTTACATAGATTTATTCTTGTTGAAAAAAGTTAACGAGAACTGGCAAATTATTAGTAAAACGGCTACAAAAGTAAACGACAGTAAGTAG
- a CDS encoding helix-turn-helix domain-containing protein has protein sequence MRIGKSLYVIFTPREERNITLIQIGLSACFLIGVSLFYYTKSSLENRKEFPLKWKLNFVFLASVIIILGFNYPYENAQKLWSMYIVYFIYAVWGIYVLATGFILKDTFKKLFKKSENCTTSELWLIWVYVANLLIFVAYLIGMFYLYLIGTITFSIVFYVLLIFFLSKKNREEIFKDIPEKYASKKIIETEAKGLLEELNELIITQALYKDTNVKISDVAKGINITPHKLSQLLNDNLGKSFAAYMNEYRIEEAKKLLQERTELTLEAIGFEAGFSSKSNFYATFKKVVGLTPLQFQKQFL, from the coding sequence ATGAGAATTGGTAAATCTTTATACGTGATTTTTACACCAAGAGAAGAACGAAATATAACTTTAATACAAATTGGTTTATCGGCTTGTTTTTTAATAGGAGTGAGTCTGTTTTACTACACAAAATCATCATTAGAAAATAGAAAAGAATTTCCTTTAAAGTGGAAATTAAACTTTGTTTTTTTAGCTTCAGTAATTATTATCTTAGGATTCAATTACCCTTACGAAAACGCTCAGAAACTATGGAGTATGTATATTGTATATTTTATTTATGCTGTCTGGGGAATTTATGTATTAGCTACAGGTTTTATTCTAAAAGATACATTTAAAAAGCTATTTAAAAAATCTGAGAATTGTACGACTTCCGAACTTTGGTTAATCTGGGTTTATGTTGCTAATTTGTTAATTTTTGTTGCGTACTTAATAGGTATGTTTTATCTGTATTTAATTGGTACAATTACATTTTCAATTGTTTTTTATGTCTTGCTGATTTTCTTTTTGTCAAAGAAAAATAGAGAAGAAATTTTTAAAGATATTCCAGAGAAATATGCATCAAAGAAAATTATAGAGACTGAAGCGAAAGGTTTATTAGAAGAGTTAAATGAGTTAATTATTACTCAAGCTTTGTATAAAGATACTAATGTGAAAATCTCAGATGTAGCAAAAGGAATCAATATTACACCGCATAAATTATCGCAATTATTAAATGATAACTTAGGGAAAAGTTTTGCGGCTTATATGAATGAATATAGAATTGAAGAAGCTAAAAAATTATTGCAAGAACGAACAGAATTGACACTTGAAGCGATAGGGTTTGAAGCCGGATTTTCTTCTAAATCAAATTTTTACGCAACCTTTAAAAAAGTAGTCGGATTAACTCCATTACAATTCCAAAAACAGTTTTTATAG
- a CDS encoding Ig-like domain-containing protein, translated as MKHLSILLLSIFLLQSCIQDDIIDDRVDASFSITNPISEITLSDTFQLTTKYTDNVGKTVTTNITWSSSNEMIATVSNSGLVTAVAQGQTTIMASIVSEEGETITDEIVVTVTMDQVDNNTTQEKTGTIRTTSSYVLEGTFTLREIPNTNNLELVINDNYRASSSLPGLYIYLTNNPNTVNNAKEIQAVRVFNGAHTYIIEDTGINDFSHILYWCKPFSVKVGEAEIQ; from the coding sequence ATGAAACATTTGTCCATTTTACTTCTATCTATCTTCTTATTACAAAGTTGTATACAAGACGATATTATTGACGATCGAGTTGACGCATCTTTTAGCATTACAAACCCAATTTCTGAAATTACGTTAAGTGATACTTTTCAATTAACAACAAAATACACAGATAATGTTGGTAAAACTGTTACAACAAATATTACTTGGTCGAGCTCAAATGAAATGATCGCAACAGTTTCTAACTCCGGATTAGTTACAGCTGTAGCTCAAGGACAAACAACTATTATGGCGTCTATTGTTTCTGAAGAAGGTGAAACAATTACCGATGAAATAGTAGTTACTGTAACTATGGATCAGGTGGACAATAACACTACTCAAGAAAAAACTGGAACTATTAGAACTACTAGTAGTTATGTATTAGAAGGAACTTTTACACTACGTGAAATACCTAACACAAATAATTTAGAACTTGTTATAAATGATAATTATAGAGCTTCATCTAGCTTACCAGGATTATATATTTACCTAACAAACAATCCGAATACTGTAAATAACGCGAAAGAAATTCAAGCAGTTAGAGTATTCAATGGCGCACATACATACATCATAGAAGACACTGGTATAAACGATTTTTCTCATATTCTATACTGGTGTAAACCTTTTAGTGTAAAAGTAGGAGAAGCTGAAATTCAATAA